Proteins from a single region of Carassius gibelio isolate Cgi1373 ecotype wild population from Czech Republic chromosome B15, carGib1.2-hapl.c, whole genome shotgun sequence:
- the LOC127972551 gene encoding uncharacterized protein LOC127972551 — protein sequence MSSYWVKRRRILKGVERDKQEIAAANDALLAVIPDFDQVNPPVNEHQPGMAPTSHGQTVEEDQPFAVVLQVWLSKGMCYWPPFNLRKKDKGNNLAIRCTPPHSTWEKHNFKFMKGAESWQEAMRYLVCFQTGSSVETMEDDKKRKRISNSKYRPQASSDEEESSLPDAPAVLSFGQPLLSFENIVPCNMVSALPNAPEVALIPENQENVVPSVGFRGEPGFSPEIQTPLHRAKSLSTRHLTGYSPQQFLDERCRARQVLSFTPPAANLPWQHMGENAGGESHRSVIGPWTPLASCVQHEVFSYEDFQRLQNEKQGVMDENQALREENQALRESTARAASDDSGSLQEQVKQVGTMLKTFARTGQSGADQTLML from the exons ATGTCTAGTTACTGGGTCAAAAGGAGACGAATATTGAAAGGAGTTGAGAGGGACAAACAGGAAATTGCAGCTGCAAACGATGCTCTACTTGCTGTTATTCCTGACTTTGACCAAGTAAATCCTCCTGTTAATGAACATCAACCTGGAATGGCTCCAACAAGCCATGGACAAACTGTAGAGGAGGATCAGCCATTTGCAGTGGTTCTGCAAGTGTGGCTCAGTAAGGGCATGTGCTATTGGCCCCCATTTAACCTCCGCAAAAAAGACAAAGGCAACAATTTAGCCATCCGCTGCACGCCTCCACACAGCACCTGGGAGAAACATAATTTTAAGTTTATGAAGGGAGCAG AATCTTGGCAAGAGGCGATGAGATATTTGGTGTGCTTCCAAACAGGTTCTAGCGTTGAAACGATGGAGGATgacaagaagagaaagagaaTCTCAAATTCCAAGTACAGACCCCAGGCCTCTTCTGATGAAGAGGAGTCTAGTCTTCCAGATGCACCAGCAGTGCTGTCGTTTGGACAACCTCTTTTGAGCTTTGAAAACATTGTTCCTTGTAACATGGTTTCAGCGCTGCCCAATGCTCCAGAAGTTGCATTGATTCCAGAAAACCAGGAAAATGTTGTGCCATCTGTAGGCTTCAGAGGTG AACCAGGTTTCTCCCCAGAAATCCAGACTCCACTTCACAGAGCCAAGAGTTTGAGTACAA GACACTTGACTGGTTACTCGCCACAGCAGTTTCTGGATGAAAGGTGTCGAG CTCGTCAAGTACTAAGCTTTACACCCCCAGCAGCAAATTTACCTTGGCAGCATATGGGTGAAAACGCTGGAG GAGAAAGTCATCGTTCTGTAATTGGCCCTTGGACTCCCCTGGCATCTTGTGTACAGCATGAAGTTTTCAGCTATGAAG attTCCAGAGACTCCAGAATGAAAAACAAGGCGTGATGGATGAGAACCAAGCTCTGAGGGAGGAGAACCAAGCTCTGAGGGAAAGCACTGCACGAGCAG